A window of Argopecten irradians isolate NY chromosome 1, Ai_NY, whole genome shotgun sequence contains these coding sequences:
- the LOC138328037 gene encoding uncharacterized protein — protein sequence MLVTIRRKYVDKHTVDKMASKSIFRAQIPIRVKGSVSCAHHRGFEVSLCCRQCSELACIRCIASVHDRHVLDDLSEVITTKKGNIQSFIVRTETSDITDLKTEVSSVSKKIYENERKFQKHLNELEKQGTRIKEEIDIIIKKSVSRCSEIKRENERRLRQYKTDIEKSIDNLTELVEKCRSTIETGDVVEIFDMEKEVDVLPIVELNLCSMTFTPNQHPQGYLDLAMGRLASDWNVLMNTCDNEDSLRDSQTETSRHLVEVNEVKAPYNVTAICANKDEGAWICSGEATSIYQLDNCMSIDEKIRCKVRINDISISPVTGNVWASSEDNNAIMEITSQGNPVKRFSTFSAPRCLCLTRGSKIVVGMDRELVRCDVLGEGSQLNSNVRKPTKVAACPVTENIAVVDLDSYTHGGEGKPHILVFDQAFKEYFRFYNEQDARTNQTTPDSFCPSDITFDCAGNLLIGDHDNKSILILNTTGAVVRSIYKDSWHVVALGINNKDSVWAVVRYRDYPNYKIKLLRPEYDY from the coding sequence ATGTTGGTTACTATTCGCAGAAAATATGTGGATAAGCACACAGTTGACAAGATGGCGTCCAAATCTATTTTTCGTGCACAGATACCCATTAGAGTGAAAGGAAGTGTTTCGTGTGCCCATCATCGTGGTTTTGAAGTAAGTCTTTGCTGCCGACAATGTTCAGAATTAGCCTGCATACGGTGTATAGCCAGTGTTCACGACCGCCATGTACTTGACGATCTCTCTGAAGTCATTACTACTAAGAAAGGCAACATCCAGTCATTTATAGTCCGAACAGAGACGAGTGATATCACCGACTTGAAAACAGAAGTTAGTTCTGTTTCTAAGAAAATATacgaaaatgaaagaaaatttcaaaagcATCTAAACGAACTAGAAAAACAGGGAACTCGAATTAAAGAAGAAATCGATATCATCATAAAGAAGTCGGTTTCAAGATGTTCAGAAATCAAGCGGGAAAATGAGAGGCGATTACGCCAGTATAAAACTGATATAGAGAAAAGCATTGACAACTTGACCGAACTGGTAGAGAAATGTAGAAGTACCATAGAGACTGGAGATGTCGTTGAGATATTTGACATGGAGAAAGAAGTAGATGTGTTGCCAATTGTAGAGTTGAACTTGTGTAGCATGACATTTACACCCAACCAACATCCACAGGGCTATCTAGACCTAGCCATGGGACGATTGGCATCAGACTGGAATGTCTTGATGAATACCTGCGACAACGAAGACAGCTTGAGAGATTCTCAAACAGAAACATCTCGTCATTTGGTGGAAGTAAATGAGGTGAAAGCTCCATACAATGTGACTGCCATCTGTGCTAACAAGGACGAAGGAGCATGGATCTGCAGCGGCGAGGCAACATCTATCTATCAGTTAGACAATTGTATGTCAATCGATGAAAAGATACGATGCAAAGTTCGCATTAATGATATTAGTATCTCACCCGTAACCGGTAACGTATGGGCAAGTTCAGAAGACAACAACGCCATAATGGAGATCACATCACAAGGTAACCCAGTCAAGAGGTTTTCGACATTTTCAGCTCCGCGATGCCTCTGTCTAACGCGGGGTAGCAAGATCGTGGTCGGGATGGATCGTGAACTTGTTCGTTGCGATGTTCTTGGTGAAGGTAGCCAGTTGAACAGCAATGTCCGCAAGCCAACAAAGGTTGCTGCTTGTCCTGTCACAGAAAACATTGCAGTGGTTGACTTAGATTCGTATACGCATGGAGGCGAAGGAAAACCTCATATTTTGGTTTTTGACCAAGCGTTCAAGGAGTATTTCCGTTTCTACAATGAACAAGATGCAAGGACAAACCAGACGACTCCCGATTCATTCTGCCCCAGTGATATAACATTTGATTGTGCTGGAAATCTGTTAATCGGTGACCATGACAACAAGTCCATTTTGATCCTCAACACAACTGGAGCGGTGGTCCGATCTATCTATAAAGATTCCTGGCATGTCGTGGCACTCGGCATCAACAATAAAGACAGCGTATGGGCGGTGGTAAGGTACCGAGACTACCCCAACTACAAAATCAAATTACTGAGACCAGAATATGACTATTAG